From Streptomyces sp. NBC_00237, a single genomic window includes:
- a CDS encoding glycosyltransferase family 2 protein produces MQPAQITVVVIVYNDADRIATAVESALAQGDAVGEVIVVDDASTDGTREAVDALATRHPRVRPLHRTENSGGCGSPRNDGISAAAFPYVMFLDSDDVYPEGAADALLAEAAPGIDVVAGQCVRRELPEEHDTVWAPALYDTTAGATLPGTVLKGITAHPEFLIDTLSVNKLYRRDFLAEHAAVFPDGAFHYEDFVFTAKVYAAAPRMAVIDTPVYVWHVRRADAALSISLRRATLANWEHRVEAHRRVVEVFRTAGQDALAVAAQTKFLDYDLPMYVRELAQRAPDYRAGWWAHARTYLAGFDDAAYEAAEAPSRWLARSLTAWEQPVELDRVMGLAAQPPCLLPPPYTNAAGEPVLSGRQPEVLLDGLTALPPHKLPVTVNGTAFVGRTLGFTLTIPELHGLLGPLDPKRVVLRLTDQREALPAKIREQPLRRTADSWQAAFEVTAKDLTDAARLVSWRVQADVVCAGGERIPAEVRAAHPGVARRRVVPRLGRPLLVQVHVTPRGALMVRIAGGVHGMLDVVRRRLQRLLAR; encoded by the coding sequence GTGCAACCCGCACAGATCACCGTGGTCGTCATCGTCTACAACGACGCGGACCGCATCGCCACGGCTGTCGAGTCGGCCCTTGCTCAGGGAGACGCTGTCGGTGAAGTGATCGTCGTCGACGACGCCTCCACCGACGGCACCCGCGAAGCGGTTGACGCCCTCGCCACACGGCATCCCCGGGTGCGCCCCCTGCACCGGACAGAGAACAGCGGGGGCTGCGGCAGCCCCCGCAACGACGGCATCTCCGCAGCTGCCTTCCCCTATGTGATGTTCCTGGACAGCGACGACGTCTATCCGGAGGGTGCCGCCGACGCGCTCCTCGCCGAAGCCGCCCCCGGCATCGACGTCGTTGCCGGACAGTGCGTGCGCCGCGAACTCCCCGAGGAACACGACACCGTATGGGCGCCCGCCCTCTACGACACCACCGCCGGTGCAACCCTGCCGGGCACTGTCCTCAAAGGCATCACCGCCCACCCCGAGTTCCTTATCGATACCCTCTCTGTCAACAAGCTCTACCGACGCGACTTCCTCGCTGAACACGCAGCCGTCTTCCCCGACGGCGCCTTCCACTACGAGGACTTCGTCTTCACCGCGAAGGTGTACGCGGCAGCCCCTCGTATGGCGGTCATCGACACCCCTGTCTACGTCTGGCATGTCCGCCGCGCCGACGCCGCCCTGTCGATCTCCCTGCGCCGTGCCACCCTCGCCAACTGGGAACACCGGGTGGAGGCCCACCGCCGCGTCGTCGAGGTGTTCCGCACGGCAGGACAGGACGCTCTCGCCGTCGCCGCCCAGACCAAGTTTCTCGACTACGACCTGCCCATGTACGTACGGGAACTCGCCCAGCGCGCACCCGACTACCGGGCCGGCTGGTGGGCGCATGCCCGTACCTACCTCGCGGGCTTCGATGACGCCGCGTACGAGGCAGCCGAAGCCCCGTCCCGCTGGCTGGCCCGTTCCCTGACGGCCTGGGAGCAGCCGGTCGAGCTGGACAGGGTCATGGGCCTGGCGGCGCAGCCTCCCTGCCTCCTGCCGCCCCCGTACACCAACGCGGCAGGTGAGCCCGTGCTGTCCGGTCGGCAGCCCGAGGTGCTGCTCGACGGACTCACGGCACTGCCCCCGCACAAGCTCCCGGTGACCGTCAACGGAACCGCGTTCGTGGGGCGCACGCTCGGGTTCACCCTGACGATCCCGGAACTCCACGGCCTGCTCGGCCCGCTGGACCCGAAACGGGTCGTACTGCGCTTGACCGACCAACGCGAAGCCCTCCCCGCGAAGATCCGCGAACAGCCCTTGCGCCGCACCGCGGACAGCTGGCAGGCCGCCTTCGAGGTGACCGCCAAGGACCTGACCGACGCCGCCCGCCTGGTGTCCTGGCGGGTGCAGGCCGACGTGGTGTGTGCGGGGGGCGAGCGCATCCCCGCCGAAGTCCGTGCCGCCCACCCCGGAGTGGCCCGCCGCAGGGTCGTACCGCGTCTGGGACGCCCCCTGCTCGTCCAGGTGCACGTGACGCCACGGGGGGCCCTGATGGTGCGGATCGCCGGTGGGGTGCACGGAATGCTGGACGTGGTCCGCCGCCGCCTCCAGCGGCTGCTGGCCCGCTGA
- a CDS encoding glycosyltransferase, whose protein sequence is MTGRDIFFVANEVDELGGVARWQTQMASLLAERGHRVTVVGIAPAEVAMDLGEDPPYETVTLYDRRPVGRKAVQGLRGTVDVAARLHNSRREAGILEKSAKLSHMFRTAAPGAMIVVTQVWAMEWVELADTAGHPVIGMSHESYEYSRQSSRFGRVAQHYKDIDRLLLLTQEDADLWAVKGLNNVGFMPNPLPMMPETVSPRTEKTVVSIGRLSHQKGLDILLDAWAEAARQMPGWTLKLYGAGELEQSLKKQATELGLDDSVEWAGQTRDVVGALHGASVFVQSSRGEGFPLALLEAMACGVPCVAFDCAPGVHEIVQDGVDGLLARPGNTPELARQLVRLMQNQELRDRMGDLARENVQRYSPESITQRWEELFEFLER, encoded by the coding sequence ATGACTGGACGCGACATCTTCTTCGTGGCCAACGAGGTCGACGAACTCGGCGGTGTGGCCCGCTGGCAGACGCAGATGGCTTCGCTGCTGGCGGAGCGGGGACACCGAGTCACTGTCGTCGGCATCGCACCCGCCGAGGTCGCCATGGACCTCGGGGAGGACCCGCCGTACGAGACGGTGACGCTGTACGACCGGCGTCCGGTCGGCCGCAAGGCGGTACAGGGGCTGCGCGGCACGGTCGACGTGGCCGCACGGCTCCACAACTCCCGCCGGGAGGCCGGGATACTGGAGAAGTCCGCGAAGTTGTCGCACATGTTCCGCACCGCCGCACCGGGCGCGATGATCGTCGTGACGCAGGTATGGGCGATGGAGTGGGTCGAGCTGGCCGACACGGCGGGACACCCGGTCATCGGGATGAGCCACGAGAGCTACGAGTACTCCCGGCAGTCCTCACGCTTCGGCCGGGTCGCTCAGCACTACAAGGACATCGACCGGCTTCTGCTGCTCACGCAGGAGGACGCCGACCTGTGGGCGGTGAAGGGCCTCAACAACGTGGGGTTCATGCCCAACCCGCTGCCGATGATGCCCGAGACGGTCTCTCCGCGTACGGAGAAGACAGTCGTCAGCATCGGGCGGCTCAGCCACCAGAAGGGTCTCGACATACTGCTCGACGCCTGGGCGGAGGCCGCTCGGCAGATGCCGGGTTGGACGCTGAAGCTGTACGGCGCGGGCGAGCTTGAGCAGTCGCTCAAGAAGCAGGCCACGGAGCTGGGCCTGGACGATTCGGTCGAGTGGGCCGGGCAGACCCGGGACGTGGTCGGGGCGCTGCACGGGGCCTCGGTGTTCGTGCAGTCCTCGCGTGGCGAGGGCTTCCCGCTGGCGCTGCTGGAGGCCATGGCGTGCGGGGTGCCGTGTGTGGCCTTCGACTGTGCGCCGGGCGTGCACGAGATCGTCCAGGACGGTGTGGACGGGCTGCTGGCGCGTCCCGGCAACACTCCTGAGCTTGCCCGGCAGCTGGTGCGGCTGATGCAGAACCAGGAGTTGCGGGACCGGATGGGCGACCTCGCCCGGGAGAACGTACAGCGGTACTCGCCCGAGTCGATCACTCAGCGGTGGGAGGAGCTCTTCGAGTTCCTGGAGCGCTGA